In Helianthus annuus cultivar XRQ/B chromosome 9, HanXRQr2.0-SUNRISE, whole genome shotgun sequence, the following are encoded in one genomic region:
- the LOC110880120 gene encoding uncharacterized protein LOC110880120 isoform X4, which yields MLLSDMSGTHTRWKIDPSSLSIFSDLFTQQLASRLVIDGITPPSWLLSPNSNSHSSYLNVKIGLCLEGREHVQTFREEKRIVKSGYCTGNCNSKCDVGTSYDVD from the exons ATGTTATTGTCAGACATGTCAGGCACACACACAAGATGGAAGATCGATCCCTCATCCCTATCTATTTTCTCTGATTTGTTCACACAACAACTCGCTTCTAGACTCGTAATCGATGGAATCACACCTCCTTCGTGGCTTTTGAGCCCTAATTCCAACTCTCACTCTTCATATCTCAATG TTAAGATTGGGTTGTGTTTGGAAGGCAGAGAACATGTTCAGACTTtcagagaagagaagagaatagTGAAAAGTGGCTATTGCACAG GCAACTGTAACTCAAAGTGTGATGTTGGGACTTCATACGACGTGGATTAA
- the LOC110880120 gene encoding uncharacterized protein LOC110880120 isoform X7, which produces MLLSDMSGTHTRWKIDPSSLSIFSDLFTQQLASRLVIDGITPPSWLLSPNSNSHSSYLNGREHVQTFREEKRIVKSGYCTGNCNSKCDVGTSYDVD; this is translated from the exons ATGTTATTGTCAGACATGTCAGGCACACACACAAGATGGAAGATCGATCCCTCATCCCTATCTATTTTCTCTGATTTGTTCACACAACAACTCGCTTCTAGACTCGTAATCGATGGAATCACACCTCCTTCGTGGCTTTTGAGCCCTAATTCCAACTCTCACTCTTCATATCTCAATG GCAGAGAACATGTTCAGACTTtcagagaagagaagagaatagTGAAAAGTGGCTATTGCACAG GCAACTGTAACTCAAAGTGTGATGTTGGGACTTCATACGACGTGGATTAA